From Tripterygium wilfordii isolate XIE 37 chromosome 16, ASM1340144v1, whole genome shotgun sequence, one genomic window encodes:
- the LOC119981407 gene encoding flavonoid 3'-monooxygenase-like has protein sequence MSPFILYSSLLAILIYCLFKLRGRTKHRLPPGPRPWPILGNLPHMGPKPHQALAGLARTYGPLMYLKMGFGDLVVAASASVAAQFLKTHDANFSSRPPNSGAKYIAYNYQDLVFAPYGPRWRMLRKITSVHLFSGKALDDFRHVRQDEVAVLTRAIASANTKPVNLGQLLNVCTANALGRVMIGRRVFGDGSDPKADDFKSMVVEVMVLAGEFNLGDFIPALDWLDLQGIAGKMKKLHKRFDAFLTGILEEHKSYSAKHVDMLSTLISLKENADGEGGKLTDTEIKALLLNMFTAGTDTTSSTVEWAIAELIRHPNILAQVQRELDEVVDRDRLVSELDLPKLTYLQAVVKETFRLHPSTPLSLPRIAAESCEINGYHIPKGSTLMVNVWAISRDPNVWASPLEFQPERFLPGREMGHVDVRGNDFEVIPFGAGRRICAGMSLGLRMVHLLTATLVHAFDWALPDGLKPNELNMEEAYGLTLQRAEALMVQPRPRLSPLAYQA, from the exons ATGTCTCCTTTCATCCTCTACTCCTCCCTATTAGCCATTCTCATCTACTGCCTCTTCAAATTGCGTGGCCGTACCAAACACCGCCTCCCTCCTGGCCCAAGACCCTGGCCAATTCTCGGTAACCTCCCGCATATGGGTCCGAAGCCACACCAGGCATTGGCAGGCTTGGCGAGGACTTATGGACCTCTTATGTATCTCAAGATGGGGTTTGGCGATCTAGTGGTGGCGGCATCTGCGTCCGTGGCGGCCCAGTTCTTGAAGACCCATGATGCCAATTTCTCTAGCCGGCCACCCAACTCTGGCGCCAAATACATTGCTTATAATTATCAGGACTTGGTGTTCGCGCCGTATGGTCCGCGGTGGCGTATGTTGAGGAAGATCACGTCCGTCCATCTCTTCTCCGGCAAAGCATTGGATGATTTCCGACACGTTCGTCAG GACGAGGTAGCAGTGTTGACGCGCGCCATCGCGAGTGCAAACACGAAGCCAGTAAATCTAGGGCAGCTGTTAAACGTATGTACCGCGAATGCACTAGGGAGGGTGATGATAGGGCGAAGGGTGTTCGGTGACGGTAGTGATCCAAAGGCGGATGACTTCAAATCAATGGTAGTGGAGGTGATGGTGTTAGCAGGAGAATTCAACCTGGGTGACTTTATCCCTGCCTTGGATTGGCTAGACTTACAGGGAATAGCagggaagatgaagaaattACACAAGAGATTTGATGCTTTTTTGACTGGCATTTTGGAGGAACACAAGAGTTACAGCGCAAAACATGTTGACATGTTGAGTACCTTGATTTCTTTGAAGGAAAATGCTGACGGTGAGGGAGGAAAGCTCACAGACACTGAAATTAAAGCGCTACTTCTG AACATGTTCACAGCCGGAACCGACACGACATCAAGTACAGTGGAATGGGCTATTGCTGAACTAATAAGGCATCCCAATATCTTGGCCCAAGTCCAAAGAGAGCTTGATGAAGTTGTGGACCGAGACCGGCTGGTCTCTGAACTGGACCTTCCAAAGCTCACTTACCTACAAGCTGTGGTGAAGGAAACCTTCCGACTCCACCCATCGACGCCTCTCTCTCTGCCACGTATTGCCGCGGAAAGCTGTGAGATCAATGGTTATCATATACCGAAGGGTTCAACTCTTATGGTCAATGTATGGGCCATTTCTCGTGACCCAAATGTATGGGCCAGCCCACTAGAGTTTCAGCCGGAAAGGTTCCTACCGGGCCGTGAGATGGGTCATGTTGACGTTAGGGGGAATGATTTTGAGGTCATACCGTTTGGTGCTGGGCGTAGAATTTGTGCGGGTATGAGTCTTGGGTTGAGGATGGTCCATCTTCTAACTGCAACATTGGTTCATGCATTTGATTGGGCCTTGCCTGATGGGCTTAAGCCCAATGAGTTGAACATGGAGGAAGCATATGGGCTGACCTTACAACGGGCCGAGGCTCTAATGGTGCAGCCCAGGCCCAGGCTCTCTCCCCTTGCTTATCAAGCCTGA